The following are encoded together in the Solenopsis invicta isolate M01_SB chromosome 14, UNIL_Sinv_3.0, whole genome shotgun sequence genome:
- the LOC113002665 gene encoding uncharacterized protein LOC113002665, translating into MAMNNAALITIVNEYLDSSDESDSDSDIDELLLNEIRVIRDKRPRLQHFIEVIALYDDQEFKSNFRLRRDTYGYILDLIRPDLEKWPERFGRYPISASKQLYVALWMLATPDAYRSVCTKFDIGKATAW; encoded by the exons ATGGCAATGAACAACGCTGCATTGATTACAATTGTCAATGAATATCTGGATTCGTCTGATGAAAGTGATTCTGATAGTGATATCGATGAATTGTTATTAAATGAGATTCGTGTAATTCGTGACAAAAGGCCAAGATTGCAACATTTTATCGAAGTTATTGCTTTATACGACGATCAGgaatttaaatccaattttcg TCTACGTAGAGATACTTATGGCTACATTTTAGACCTCATTCGACCAGATTTGGAAAAGTGGCCAGAACGTTTTGGGAGGTATCCCATATCAGCCAGTAAACAACTATATGTTGCACTATGGATGCTAGCAACTCCAGACGCATAcag ATCAGTATGCACAAAGTTCGACATTGGAAAAGCAACTGCTTGGTGA
- the LOC105204387 gene encoding uncharacterized protein LOC105204387 isoform X1: protein MAERKERVQFLDAESNELYECFLSPEDARRVSADMIFAQHVFNGLIREKLTKRNSNESETSPAHEATADNTDNTVREGITWTHEQTLLLITTYRQEYSKMGNGKLLLRKLWQLVAEKMKENDHNIPATKCATKMDTLKRQYKKVLDHNKQSSNDLMTYKYFDELDEIFRKQPWVKPVAIASSELQDKTFENIDERNSSSDAGSKRKRILEDILEERKNKGAKTEEYRNEKLGLMKELIEILKKKQ from the exons ATGGCAGAGAGAAAAGAACGCGTTCAGTTTCTTGACGCCGAATCCAATGAATTATATGAGTGCTTTTTATCCCCCGAAGATGCTCGGCGAGTATCAGCAG aTATGATATTTGCCCAGCACGTCTTCAACGGATTAATTCGTGAGAAACtaacaaaaagaaattctaATGAAAGCGAGACTTCACCAGCGCATGAAGCCACTGCAGATAATACTGATAATACag TTCGTGAAGGAATAACCTGGACACACGAGCAAACATTGCTGTTAATTACTACATATCGGCAAGAATATTCAAAGATGGGCAATGGTAAATTACTCTTGCGAAAGTTGTGGCAGCTGGTTGCCGAAAAGATGAAAGAGAATGATCACAACATTCCAGCAACCAAATGCGCCACAAAAATGGATACCCTAAAACGGCAATATAAAAAAGTGTTAGACCACAATAAACAATCTAGCAACGATTTAATGACGTATAAGTATTTTGAT GAACTAGACGAGATTTTCAGAAAACAACCTTGGGTGAAACCGGTTGCGATTGCAAGCTCTGAATTGCAAGATAAAACGTTCGAAAATATAGATGAGCGTAACTCGTCCTCAG ACGCAGGATCAAAACGTAAAAGAATTCTAGAAGATATtttagaagagagaaaaaataaaggaGCGAAAACAGAAGAGTACAGAAACGAGAAACTTGGGCTTATGAAGGAGCTGattgagatattaaaaaaaaagcaatga
- the LOC105204387 gene encoding trihelix transcription factor GTL1 isoform X2, which yields MAERKERVQFLDAESNELYECFLSPEDARRVSADMIFAQHVFNGLIREKLTKRNSNESETSPAHEATADNTDNTVREGITWTHEQTLLLITTYRQEYSKMGNGKLLLRKLWQLVAEKMKENDHNIPATKCATKMDTLKRQYKKVLDHNKQSSNDLMTYKYFDELDEIFRKQPWVKPVAIASSELQDKTFENIDERNSSSGNTQDQNVKEF from the exons ATGGCAGAGAGAAAAGAACGCGTTCAGTTTCTTGACGCCGAATCCAATGAATTATATGAGTGCTTTTTATCCCCCGAAGATGCTCGGCGAGTATCAGCAG aTATGATATTTGCCCAGCACGTCTTCAACGGATTAATTCGTGAGAAACtaacaaaaagaaattctaATGAAAGCGAGACTTCACCAGCGCATGAAGCCACTGCAGATAATACTGATAATACag TTCGTGAAGGAATAACCTGGACACACGAGCAAACATTGCTGTTAATTACTACATATCGGCAAGAATATTCAAAGATGGGCAATGGTAAATTACTCTTGCGAAAGTTGTGGCAGCTGGTTGCCGAAAAGATGAAAGAGAATGATCACAACATTCCAGCAACCAAATGCGCCACAAAAATGGATACCCTAAAACGGCAATATAAAAAAGTGTTAGACCACAATAAACAATCTAGCAACGATTTAATGACGTATAAGTATTTTGAT GAACTAGACGAGATTTTCAGAAAACAACCTTGGGTGAAACCGGTTGCGATTGCAAGCTCTGAATTGCAAGATAAAACGTTCGAAAATATAGATGAGCGTAACTCGTCCTCAGGTAAC ACGCAGGATCAAAACGTAAAAGAATTCTAG